In Suncus etruscus isolate mSunEtr1 chromosome 2, mSunEtr1.pri.cur, whole genome shotgun sequence, the genomic stretch TGATGGATGAAAGGCCTGAAGCTctagtcatagtacagtgggtgaacttgccttgcatgcggcagacccagattcaatctcctgcatttcagagagtcccctgagcaccgccaggagtgactcctgagtgggAGTCAGGCATAAACCTCTGAGCAGCCAAAACAAAAGGCCTTAAGTTCACCGTACCCAATCCTTCAGGTTCCTCCACACCAGCTAGGTTGGACCTGCATGAAGACTTCCCATCAGCTCCTGCTCCAGTGCCTTTCATTCTAAATTAAGACCCACTCCCCCATATTTCTCCAGCATATCTGATCACATCTTGACATCAGCTTCTTGAGGTTCCGTGAAGAGTAGCATACTACAACTCGAAAATGTACAAGAATCCCAAGTTTTATATTCCCCCCTTGCGTTAACTGtaacatatatacacaaaattttaaaaacaaaatgcgaGGCCTCTGGATTTTATAAGAAGTTTTaattaagaagaaatgaaaatttattcaGAACTTATTTAAACTCACATCAAAGAAAACAACTTTAGGAATAGGAACAAAAACGGACAGTCTACATTTAGGGGATAAGTTTATACAAGCTTTGATAGACACAAATAGTCATTAATACTTTTGTGAAGTAACTAAATTCTGTATGTATTCAATATATAGCAAGTTCATACTTGTAacagaatttatctatttcagaAAAGCAAAATCAGCACAATTTAGGTAAATCTTGAGTTTTACACTCAGGTCTGAAAGCTAAGATTTCATTATAACCATGGCAAAAGTGATTATCTTTTACTTCCTCCAAATGTaatcaacttttaaaataacttaggCTAACATCAATTTTACACAGACCTTATTAAGGATAGGAAATTGCAACTGTTCATCTAATTGCAGTCTAAACCATAAATCCAAATTGTACAGTTATCTCTATTGTCAAATTAAGCCAAGAAAGCCTATTACCGAATAAAGGAAGTGCATGTCAATCTGCAGGTTCACTAAAGGGATACTCTGAAAACCTATCATCACATTTGTGTGTAAGGGCTATACAACAATTATTTTCAAGTATGCTCTAAGGGTCACTTCTTCACTGAAGAATTGGTCTTCAGGAAGTCAAGTGACAAGTATTATtacctacttttttttaaacgtcaggaaataaaagcagaaaagacTTAGTACTGGCTAATTATTAAAAAGTGGTAAAAGTAGACTTtggttgtgtttgtttgtttttttttgaaataggACTTCTGTGCCCTACTGAAATACCTTTCCATTGGGCTATATACATTCATCTTCATTTCTATTTAGAAGCTAATGTATTTCTACAGTTACCTCCATTTTGTGTTCCAATGTCTGTAGAGATTAGTAATATAAAGACTTTTGCAGTATTGCTCATTTCAATaggtcattaaaataaaaaccaaaaccacattGTGCTTCTGTTCATTctacaggaataaaaaaaatgtgacttactgtttctaaaaaatttttcCAAATGCAGAAATAACATGATTTAAATCTTATTCTTTTGGACATCAAGTCATCTAACACTCTGGAAATTTTGTACTTGCATTATTTTCCCTCATTTTATAGTCAGGAAAGTCTAAATTTTTGTGTGAAATTTGCTTTGCCAAAATAATTATAGAATCTATTTGATGTGAATATTGCTAAAAAAGACAAGATTTTTCATGAAAGCTGAGTATAAGAGATTTTGGTCTCAAGGATTTTGTTTCATAGGAAGGAAGTTCTCTATTACGTGGATCTATAAAATGACCCAAACTTCAGAGACAGGAAGCTGATAACTTGATTTGTCTTAATGGCTTTGTCTCATGAATAAATGATAATCATGATTTtcttataaaagaaatgaaattttagTAATGATCTGTGTCCTGTTTGccacatttgctttatttttaaagaactgctaattattaaaatatcctttatattatttataataagtcAAAACTTTAAAGAAAGTCATTTTTTGACCCAAGTTTGCTCTTAGCTGAAATTCAGTaaagaacccaggtttgatcatcaAATCAATAAATCTAGCCACAAGCTGACTAAaagcttcctttcttcttcctcttattaGGTCTTCCTTTAAATTAAACCATTCACTCTATGAATTATTTAAGTGTTTGGCATGGTTATAGAAAGATCATAtgagtttttatataaaatgctatGAAATCTAAAAAAACCATTCAACATACTTCAGTAACTGTAGTATGTATCAAGctgtagcttaaaaaaaaaaaaacaaaaacaggattgGAGAGGTATATCCTGAAAAGCTTCAGAGAAATATAAAAGTCAAGTTTATTTCCTGATTAGAGCAGGATGATTCCCAAAGCACAGTTAAGTGTCTGGTCCAGACTAGCTATTAGCAATTAAGTAGTTTCCTTGCACTGTCAAAGCTTTTTCCCTGAGGTAATGCCTaattcttaatttaatattttattgtttcttttagcaCCACCCTTTCTTATCAATAAACTACACATTCCCACCATGCCATATGTTTTATCAACTCCGGAATTTATACTTCTAATGTTCACATCATCACATAAGAgttgttaaaaatttttattcatatttagatttttaccttttccacatttttctcagaatttactcattttatttatacattccaATAAAAGTTTCTTAATAAGTTAAATTTCTGAATACCGAGTAGTCTCCCAAATATACCCTTatagttattaaaaaattaaacttcctAAATTCcaatccttctcttttttttccctttatttcaaAAGCAATTACCTTCTCAGGTCTTTGTTTCTACTTTCCAGGTATCTTTTCATTgtagcaaaccaaaccaaaccaaaccaaaccaaaccaaaccaaaccatttCAGAATAAATGTCTCTTACCAGATCATTTCTTGGATCATCTACTTCAAGGCTGTCTATGGCagtattttgaaaatgttaataACTATTAATACCTTGAAGCTGAAAAATTAAGCCAGGGAGAATATATTACAAGCAACCAGTCTGAATATATGAAAAACGACTTAGAGCTTGATTTTCATATAAACACcaattttatcattataaaaggcaacataattataattttgttataaaattacCTTTTAACAATATTCTTAACTAATCATCCCTTAGGTTTTTCTGTactgataaaaaattatttttaaaagaaaattatttaaaatgattgtttcATAGAAACAGAAAGTCTCATTATCAAATTCTGATAAAAACTCTAATTATGGGTAAAGTCTAACCACACAATTTTCTTTCACCAAAGATATTTAGGAAGTACTATATTGGTAAGTCAGTTAAGCTTCTCAGTGATCTACAAAAGTGCCACAATAAAGATGAGGTAGTATGAGACTTTTCTACACTTGAAAAAGGAAAATCTCAACTTGGTGTAAAGATATTCTGAGCCTCATCATTGATGAGAGGTGTCATTTTCTACCTCTCACTGGAATCAAGAGTCTTGAGACCACTGAGAAAAAAACTGCTGAAAGAAAAATGCTAACAGATATTTCCTTTGATTTTGTGTTAattgttaacatttattttaaagataatatcaAAAACTGACATCTTTATTAACCATATATTTTCATGAAAGGTGAATGCTTCAACTTAAAAgcagtaatatttaagaaacATCTTTTCCAGCTTGTAAATGAgtcaaatttctttcaataaatggAAAAGCAGCTTCCTACTAGAgcaaaattagattaaaaatgcTAGTTAGTATAAAGGGATAGATAGCTTGCCAGAAGAAACAACTGTCTGGGAATTCAttattgattctttaaaaaaaagaggagctGGATGGTATCACTCTATTAATCTTTATTATATTGGGCTAATGATGTTTCTAAAAATGCTTCCCTGTTCTCAAAAgagtaaatgtaaaatattacctCTAGTGCCCTATACTGCTATGGATGAAACTTCATGCAGCTTTCAAAATGTATTCTTTTTGGGAACTGATCATAAAAGATatattaattatgaaaacaagagCAATTTTTTGAAATGCAAAGGTTAAAAAACAGTACGAAGCTTCCTGAACACTGAGAGACCCTGTTTACCTCTTGAAATTTTATTCAAGAGCAacttaacaatttttttgttggttACTAATGGAACCTTATGGCTGTTGTTTTAATAAACTGTGGTATTTCAGCTGAAGAACAAGTTTAGTTTCTATAAAAggtctaagaaaaaaataacagtacaTAATACAGAAAAACCTCACAGTTGCTTTAGTAACTTTTTTCATTACAAGTTACTAGTGTTATCATTTTAAAGCTTCCAGTGAGAAAGAAACAATATTTACATTCTCAAGATACTGATTCTAATTCAACCATGTGGAGAGAAAGCTCTATTCaaggaataaaacaaataacCTCACTATCATGTACAAGAAATTCAACAGCAAAATATCGTCTttttcattaattcttttttctcttctgagGTGCCTGAGATCCAACCCAGGGTTCACATACATAAGGCATTCATTCTACCATTGAGCCAGAGCTTCTCCTCATTTCTTACTGACCAGATTAATCAGGCTTAGAAACCCTATTTTATGGTTAATAtgtaaaatgaaaacacatcaacttttattttaagccaTTTTGTTATATTAACAACCTATTTAATACATAAGTCCATTACATTAATATGTACTGTGAATTACAACACACTTAACTGAAGAACTGAAAACAACTCttgggatggggatggggatggggaaaTTATATGGATAGGAATGCTAATGGAATAGGCTAACATAGCATTTCACAAGTGGAAAGGGATACAGGATATTCTTTTAAAAGTACAAAATACATATTGTTCGACTGTTTGCAATGTCTACCAAATTTTTAATATCTCTGGAACACTGCAAACTacaatcaagaaaagaaaaaattaggtaTATAATCTATATAGTAACAAAAACTAAATCTGGTTCATTACTCCTTAGTATATATAACCTTAAACAATTAGTatgtcagaataaaaataaaatgatctggaAGTAAAATTTTGGGCAGAAGTTTATTTGTATTCCAGTtgcccttttaaaaaaatgtaaagtataagaaaaataagccattaaataaaaatatgtgtataatTCCAATGTTTCTACTCCTTTCCTAGCATTGTTCTGGTGCATCAATCCTGAGTACTCTAACTTTTGATTTATAGTGATATTCCTTCAGATATAATTTCATAGAGGAAGGAATTGGAAGGGCATCAATACCATCATAAGTTGTACAGTTACAAATAACTGTTCTGCATATGTGCTGTAGGGAAAAGGGGAAAGTCCGAATTAAAGGAGTAGATAAAAGTGGTTCAAAGAACATACAGGCACTTGGGTCCTTATAATGTTCTAGGAGCCCAGTAATATCAGGAGAATGGAAGACACAAGGATCATGTGCATCAAAGCTAAAGTTGTGATTCCACTGTTCAATTCTAGCGTGAAGAGAACGACTATAGCGTCTAAAACTAACAGAGAACAAATAGTCTTCCTGTGCTGAATCTCGAAGTAAAAAAGTACCTTCAGGTTTTCCTTCTAGTAGAGCTTCAGCTGCATATTTATCCATAACTCCCCAATAACATGGATTGTTATTGATCTGAAGGAGGTCTGGTACAAGATAGTGGACATAATCAATCTGGGTGTGGTACTTAGGTGGTGTTTCCAACTGCAGGATATCTTCATCTAGCTCCCATTTGGGTTTGTTTCTTTTCCTGGAACTTGTGCAAAGTGTAATAATTTCATCATCTGAATCCATATCACTATCTTCTATACTGTTATTTGAAACTAGGTTCATTACAGAACCAGTTAGAGGACCACTTCCACATGAAACAGTGTTTGTGGTTATGACACAGGGCTGAACATTAGTATGTGAGAAACAGTTTATCtcttcttctgtgtttcttcGTTTTAACTGAATATCCCTCAGTTCACTCTGAGATAAGTCTGTGCTTACCCAATCATCTGATTTAGGATTTATAGGAGCTGTATGTCGTTTAATAAAGTGCCACCTAAAGGCTAAATCCGATCGAGGTGGGAAAGGACACTTATCTAACATGAGTTCACTgatatgaatttttcttttggatGGAAGTCCTGAAGAGTGCCGGCTACTACAATTCTTTATTGGAAAGCACTGCCCCACAGCATCTTGAAGTTTCTGTTTAAGAGAACGGCCTAGAAATCTATGCCCACAGGAGTGATCTAAATCCAACTCGATGGATGAACAGCTGTGCTTTCGTTCTTGGCTTCTTAAGGGAACTTCTGTTTTCTCTATAACATTCACCGTTTCAGCATCTGAACAACTTTCATTCTTTTTCGACCAAGACAACTTCTTTCCACTCCACACGTAACCATCTTTTCTATCAGCACTTCTACTCCGGGTAGTTTTAGGTCTTACATCTACATCTTTACAATCATTTTCAATGTTTTCTGCCATCTTCAAAACTTATCCACAATTCCAGTGTTATAAATAATGCTTTTTCAGTTTTTCCGGCAGGAAGTTTCTTCTGGGCACTTTCTGGatgtatctaaaaaaaaaaaaacaaaccacacacAACACAAATTATTTGCTGCTCACTTTATGGCTTATATATTAAGcgccaatttttaaaatatgcttatttAGCACAGAAAAATAGTACCAAATAGTCTGGTCTCCATTCCAGATAAGCCCTGGCCATCCGTGTTTTAGGTGAGTACCCCAAATGCAGTAGGTACTCTTTGGAACCAGTCAGTCCAGGAAGGACATGAGGCCTCCAACTTGAGAATCTGTAGGGATCAAATGGAGCCTTAACACCTCAATGATGGAATACTGGAATACTTTTATTCCTTCAGCACTATACTGAAGTCACCAATTTCCCCATGGAGGTTACAGTCCTAGAGTACCCCTTCATTCTTGGGAGTCAATTGCTACACTTTCATAATTTGCTTATGAGAATGAATTATGAAAATTCACACCAGAATTCAAAAGACACAATAGGGAAGCTATGTAAAAGCCTATAAAGTCCAACAAAAGTGAAGGTTCTACAGTATCAACCAACTTTAAAATCTCTcagattgggcccagagagatagcacagcagcgtttgccttgcaagcagccgatccaggaccaaaggtggttggttcgaatcccggtgtcccatatggtcccccgtgcctgccaggagctatttctgagcagacagccaggagtaacccctgagcaccgcagggtgtggcccaaaaaccaaaaaaaaaaaaaaatctctcagattatatatatatatatatatatatatatatcagaggcATCATGATGcagataataataatacatgcatATACAATTATCAATAGAAGTTAGAAAACTAATcaaccaggggccgggaaggtggcgctagaggtaaggtgtctgccttgcaagcgctaccataggacgggcagcggttcgatccccccgcgtcccctatggtccccccaagccaggggcaatttctgagtgtcaaatgggtgtggcccaaaaaccaaaaaaaaaaaaaaaaaaaaaagaaaactaatcaaCCAGAAACCAAAGTTATGTGTGTGACATAAAAAACTTAAAGGAAGTCCTTAACAGTGGAGTGAGCTAAAGATGGTATGTAGGAAACTTCTAGAAACCAACAGAAGATGAAGaatgtctgaaaaaaaaatgaacagtacaCCAGAGAACTACAGGATGAGATTAAGAATAACAGCAGACTCATTACAGTCTCTGAGGAACAAGGAGAATTAGAAGAAAGAAGtctagagtgtttgctttgtatccCACATGGTGAGCCTGCagcagcaatttctaagcgcagagccaggagtaagctgctGGAGTTGATCACCCCTATCCCCAACAAGGCATGATTTTTTTCCAGAGTTAAAGAAGACATGAATCTTGATTCAATAAGCCAAAAACaggtctccctctccctctccctctctctctcatcaccCTGATCCCCAACAAGGCATGATTTAAGCCAAAAACAGgtcccatctcctccctccctccctctctccctccctccctctc encodes the following:
- the SOCS4 gene encoding suppressor of cytokine signaling 4, which gives rise to MAENIENDCKDVDVRPKTTRSRSADRKDGYVWSGKKLSWSKKNESCSDAETVNVIEKTEVPLRSQERKHSCSSIELDLDHSCGHRFLGRSLKQKLQDAVGQCFPIKNCSSRHSSGLPSKRKIHISELMLDKCPFPPRSDLAFRWHFIKRHTAPINPKSDDWVSTDLSQSELRDIQLKRRNTEEEINCFSHTNVQPCVITTNTVSCGSGPLTGSVMNLVSNNSIEDSDMDSDDEIITLCTSSRKRNKPKWELDEDILQLETPPKYHTQIDYVHYLVPDLLQINNNPCYWGVMDKYAAEALLEGKPEGTFLLRDSAQEDYLFSVSFRRYSRSLHARIEQWNHNFSFDAHDPCVFHSPDITGLLEHYKDPSACMFFEPLLSTPLIRTFPFSLQHICRTVICNCTTYDGIDALPIPSSMKLYLKEYHYKSKVRVLRIDAPEQC